The following are from one region of the Rhinopithecus roxellana isolate Shanxi Qingling chromosome 22, ASM756505v1, whole genome shotgun sequence genome:
- the LOC115895633 gene encoding putative ankyrin repeat domain-containing protein 20A5, which translates to MKLFGFGSRRGQKVLGSTDHVYTGSGYRIRDSELQKIHRAAVKGDAAKVEGCLARRSGDLDALDKQHRTALHLACASGHAKVVTLLINRKCQIDICDKENRTPLIQAVHCQEEACAVILLEHGANPNLKDIYGNTALHYAVYKESTSLAEKLLSHDANIEALDKV; encoded by the exons ATGAAGTTGTTCGGCTTCGGGAGCCGCAGGGGCCAGAAGGTCCTGGGCTCCACAGACCACGTCTACACGGGTTCAGGGTACCGAATCCGGGACTCCGAACTGCAGAAGATCCACAGGGCGGCTGTCAAGGGCGACGCCGCGAAAGTGGAGGGCTGCCTGGCGCGCAGGAGCGGAGACCTGGATGCCTTGGACAAACAGCACAG AACTGCTCTACATTTGGCCTGTGCCAGTGGCCATGCGAAAGTGGTAACTCTCCTGATTAACAGAAAGTGCCAGATTGATATCTGTGACAAAGAAAACAGGACACCTTTGATACAG GCTGTCCATTGCCAGGAAGAGGCTTGTGCCGTTATTTTGCTGGAACATGGTGCCAATCCAAACCTTAAGGATATCTACGGCAACACTGCTCTCCATTATGCTGTGTACAAGGAGAGCACCTCACTGGCAGAAAAACTGCTTTCCCATGATGCAAATATTGAAGCACTGGACAAGGTATAG